One genomic window of Comamonas antarctica includes the following:
- a CDS encoding TonB-dependent receptor encodes MTKRIEAIAARRNLRLRACAALAAWACASAASAQQQESGAVAQLALPTVEVNASQYDPDDVRPEGVTTATKTYMAPKDIPQTIDTLEVNKYKSYGINDLATMLDGVPGVNTSYDMRGEGVMIRGFQADAGDIYRDGVRESGQVRRSTANVERIEILKGPASVLYGRSAGGGVINLVSKQARFDAKSSLTLRGGSWENAGATIDINRVINPNVVVRLTADREQAHSFRNGIRNKNEMLSPSILVDNRKGLRWLGQYTYDQVWRVPDRSPAYDQLPAGVSIRQGFAQPGDYVEDRLRVWRSDLAYDFNPDWSLRWLASRREADQDFDHYYLGTYCNAQGRTAAGAACAYRGQVRQSYAWQQTANKTTAHTLDLTGRFDVAGMRHELLLGAEYSEEERAPRLFSTTASNGYVDPFNPVLNAQRPAQGAPSQHNLHLGKGHAFYLQDLVHLAQQWKLLLGARYDSYSFESTNQINGFQRDTSGSAVSPRVGLVWQPVHAHSVYASWNKSFSPYGGRGTLSVDTSATAVLDEAPQHSRQAEIGIKSDWLDGALSTQLAVYELEHYNIRYRPEPEIDPYRFAVRGKERSRGIEFSAAGRLAPAWYVRGGVGAMSAKVAGDLSNPANEGKYLPNTAQRNGNLFVRYAPAGHWYGELGVTYTSQRYTNAANTAIVPGYTRWDALLGWRAAPWTVTFAVSNLFDKEYWRSNAMPGTPRSFLVSGNYQF; translated from the coding sequence ATGACAAAGAGAATTGAGGCAATCGCGGCGCGCCGCAATCTGCGCCTGCGGGCGTGCGCGGCACTGGCCGCCTGGGCGTGCGCCAGCGCAGCCAGCGCGCAGCAACAGGAGTCGGGCGCAGTGGCGCAATTGGCACTACCCACGGTCGAGGTCAATGCCAGCCAGTACGACCCCGATGACGTGCGCCCCGAAGGCGTGACCACGGCCACCAAGACCTATATGGCGCCCAAGGACATTCCACAGACCATCGACACGCTCGAGGTCAACAAGTACAAGAGCTATGGCATCAACGACCTGGCGACCATGCTCGACGGCGTGCCGGGCGTGAACACCAGCTACGACATGCGTGGCGAGGGCGTGATGATCCGCGGCTTCCAGGCCGATGCCGGCGACATCTACCGCGACGGCGTGCGCGAAAGCGGCCAGGTACGGCGCAGCACGGCCAACGTGGAGCGCATCGAGATCCTCAAGGGCCCGGCATCGGTACTCTATGGCCGCAGCGCCGGCGGCGGCGTGATCAATCTGGTCAGCAAACAGGCCCGCTTCGATGCGAAAAGCAGCCTCACGCTGCGCGGCGGCTCATGGGAAAACGCGGGCGCAACCATCGACATCAACCGGGTCATCAACCCCAACGTGGTCGTGCGCCTCACCGCCGACCGCGAACAGGCGCACAGCTTTCGCAACGGCATCCGCAACAAGAACGAGATGCTCTCGCCCAGCATCCTGGTCGACAACCGCAAGGGCCTGCGCTGGCTGGGCCAGTACACCTATGACCAGGTCTGGCGCGTGCCCGACCGCAGCCCGGCCTACGACCAGTTGCCCGCCGGCGTGTCCATCCGCCAGGGCTTTGCCCAGCCCGGCGACTATGTCGAGGACCGGCTGCGCGTGTGGCGTTCCGACCTGGCCTACGACTTCAACCCCGACTGGAGCCTGCGCTGGCTTGCAAGCCGGCGCGAGGCCGACCAGGACTTCGACCACTACTACCTCGGAACCTACTGCAACGCGCAGGGCCGCACCGCGGCGGGCGCGGCCTGCGCCTACCGCGGCCAGGTGCGTCAGAGCTATGCCTGGCAGCAGACCGCCAACAAGACCACGGCCCACACGCTGGACCTGACGGGCCGCTTCGATGTCGCCGGCATGCGCCACGAATTACTGCTGGGCGCGGAATACAGCGAGGAAGAACGCGCGCCGCGGCTGTTCTCCACCACGGCCAGCAACGGCTATGTCGACCCGTTCAACCCGGTGCTCAACGCCCAGCGCCCGGCGCAGGGCGCGCCCTCGCAGCACAACCTGCACCTGGGCAAGGGCCATGCGTTCTACCTGCAGGACCTGGTGCATCTGGCGCAGCAGTGGAAACTGCTGCTGGGCGCGCGCTACGACAGCTATAGCTTCGAGAGCACCAACCAGATCAACGGCTTCCAGCGCGACACCAGCGGCAGCGCGGTCAGCCCGCGCGTCGGCCTGGTGTGGCAGCCCGTGCACGCGCACAGCGTCTATGCCTCGTGGAACAAGAGCTTTTCGCCCTATGGCGGCCGCGGCACCCTGAGCGTCGACACCTCCGCCACGGCGGTGCTCGACGAGGCACCGCAGCATTCGCGCCAGGCCGAAATCGGCATCAAGAGCGACTGGCTCGATGGCGCGCTGTCGACCCAGCTCGCGGTGTATGAACTCGAGCACTACAACATCCGCTACCGCCCCGAGCCCGAGATCGACCCCTATCGGTTCGCGGTGCGCGGCAAGGAACGCTCGCGCGGCATCGAGTTCAGCGCGGCCGGCCGGCTCGCGCCTGCCTGGTACGTGCGCGGCGGTGTCGGCGCGATGAGCGCCAAGGTCGCCGGCGACCTGAGCAACCCGGCCAACGAAGGCAAGTACCTGCCCAATACCGCCCAGCGCAACGGCAACCTGTTCGTGCGCTACGCGCCCGCAGGCCACTGGTACGGCGAGCTGGGCGTGACCTACACCAGCCAGCGCTATACCAATGCCGCGAACACCGCCATCGTGCCCGGCTACACGCGCTGGGACGCGCTGCTCGGCTGGCGCGCCGCGCCCTGGACCGTGACGTTTGCCGTGTCGAACCTGTTCGACAAGGAATACTGGCGCTCGAACGCCATGCCCGGCACGCCGCGCAGCTTCCTGGTCAGCGGCAACTACCAGTTCTGA
- a CDS encoding Bug family tripartite tricarboxylate transporter substrate binding protein — MSPATSRRSFLHTMAAGAAVASAPAWSQGHWPNKPVRIIVPYTAGGFTDQMARMLQVGLQKALGQPIVIENKPGANSIIGVDQVAKSAPDGLTFGVVIAAFAGNTTLYDKLPYSPTKDIVGVSLMGVSPLVAAVANNAPFKTAQELVAYARANPGKVSFASSGAGSSAHLTTELLKLLTKTDMVHVPYKGASPALVDLMGGQVQLFLDPPPNLIQPAKAGKLRLIGVASEKRIPSLPDVPTFIEQGIDGLVGSTWAAMVAPAGVPREILQRMSAEVRKIIHSPEGLARLEAMGTVPEGSTPEECDRFIAAETQKWGRVIRDAKVTL, encoded by the coding sequence ATGTCGCCAGCGACTTCGCGCCGTTCCTTTCTTCACACCATGGCCGCGGGCGCGGCCGTGGCATCCGCGCCCGCCTGGAGCCAGGGCCACTGGCCGAACAAGCCCGTACGCATCATCGTGCCGTACACGGCCGGCGGGTTCACCGACCAGATGGCGCGCATGCTGCAGGTCGGCCTGCAAAAGGCACTGGGCCAGCCCATCGTCATCGAGAACAAGCCCGGCGCCAACAGCATCATCGGCGTCGACCAGGTCGCCAAGTCGGCGCCCGACGGCCTGACCTTTGGCGTGGTGATTGCCGCGTTTGCCGGCAACACCACGCTCTACGACAAGCTGCCCTACAGCCCGACCAAGGACATCGTCGGCGTCTCGCTGATGGGCGTGTCGCCGCTGGTCGCGGCCGTCGCCAACAACGCACCGTTCAAGACCGCGCAGGAGTTGGTGGCGTATGCGCGCGCCAACCCCGGCAAGGTGAGCTTTGCATCGTCTGGCGCGGGCTCGAGCGCCCATCTCACCACCGAGTTGCTCAAGCTGCTGACCAAGACCGACATGGTGCATGTGCCTTACAAGGGCGCATCGCCGGCGCTGGTCGATCTGATGGGCGGGCAGGTGCAGCTGTTTCTCGATCCGCCGCCGAACCTGATCCAGCCTGCCAAGGCCGGCAAGCTGCGGCTGATCGGCGTGGCCAGCGAAAAACGCATCCCTTCGCTGCCCGACGTGCCGACCTTCATCGAGCAGGGCATCGACGGGCTGGTGGGCAGCACCTGGGCGGCCATGGTCGCGCCGGCGGGCGTGCCGCGGGAGATCCTGCAACGCATGTCGGCGGAGGTGCGCAAGATCATCCATAGCCCCGAAGGCCTGGCGCGGCTTGAAGCCATGGGTACGGTGCCCGAAGGTTCGACCCCCGAGGAGTGCGACCGTTTCATTGCGGCCGAAACGCAGAAATGGGGCCGCGTGATCCGCGATGCAAAGGTCACGCTTTAG
- a CDS encoding Bug family tripartite tricarboxylate transporter substrate binding protein, which translates to MIPSRFSRRALVASAAALAIAPAWAQPAQPAYPAKPIRLVIGYAPGGSVDMVGRVIADILTKHLDATVVVENQAGAAGVVAAQRVVSSKPDGYTLLAGSSNELAGTKAVNTAQKYDPSKDLTPIGLAALAPNMWVAGAHVPVKNLEEFIALVKKNPGKYSYGSPGIGSTPHFSAELIKKLAGLYITHVPYRGSAAMTTDLGGGNVDFAIISPLAAGPFLQNGRLKALGVTTASRLPNFKDVPALGEHPALKGYSLAGWFAFAAPKGLPPEIQAKLQAALRAGLADPAIRQRLEASGAIPAKGDEDLAQLIRTDMDKYADLAAYAKIVE; encoded by the coding sequence ATGATCCCCTCCCGTTTTTCCCGGCGCGCCCTCGTAGCGTCGGCGGCCGCCCTGGCCATCGCGCCCGCCTGGGCCCAGCCCGCCCAGCCTGCCTATCCCGCCAAGCCCATCCGCCTGGTGATTGGCTACGCGCCCGGCGGCTCGGTCGATATGGTCGGCCGCGTGATTGCCGACATTCTTACCAAGCACCTCGATGCCACGGTGGTGGTCGAGAACCAGGCCGGCGCCGCCGGCGTGGTGGCGGCGCAGCGCGTGGTGTCGAGCAAGCCCGATGGCTATACGCTGCTCGCCGGATCGAGCAATGAACTGGCCGGCACCAAGGCCGTGAACACCGCGCAGAAATACGACCCGTCCAAGGACCTGACGCCCATCGGCCTGGCGGCACTCGCGCCCAATATGTGGGTCGCGGGCGCGCATGTGCCGGTGAAGAACCTCGAGGAGTTCATTGCGCTGGTGAAGAAGAACCCGGGCAAGTACAGCTATGGCAGCCCGGGCATCGGCTCGACACCGCATTTCTCGGCCGAGCTGATCAAGAAGCTCGCGGGTCTCTATATCACCCATGTGCCCTACCGCGGCTCGGCCGCGATGACCACCGACCTGGGCGGGGGCAATGTCGATTTCGCCATCATCTCGCCACTGGCCGCGGGCCCGTTCCTGCAAAACGGCCGCCTCAAGGCGCTGGGCGTGACCACCGCCAGCCGCCTGCCGAACTTCAAGGACGTGCCGGCGCTGGGCGAGCATCCCGCCCTCAAGGGCTACTCGCTGGCCGGCTGGTTCGCGTTTGCCGCGCCCAAGGGCCTGCCGCCCGAGATCCAGGCCAAGCTGCAGGCCGCGCTGCGCGCCGGCCTGGCCGACCCGGCGATCCGCCAGCGCCTCGAGGCCTCGGGCGCGATTCCGGCCAAGGGCGACGAGGACCTGGCGCAGCTGATCCGCACCGATATGGACAAGTACGCCGACCTCGCGGCGTATGCCAAGATCGTCGAGTAG
- a CDS encoding methyl-accepting chemotaxis protein: MQTWRNISVKAKLTGTLGLLIAVIIGISAYAIQMMREDGAQFRDYVHGIQARADTAHRLREAVDRRAIAARNLALVTKPQDVATEKTAVEQAVADVRKYLGELQALSAKPGVPELVRAKVADIARIEGRYEPVAMAIVGMLLGDQREAGVQKMNDECRVLLAALVQATDAYAALTAQRSQAMIEDAEAANQQRQRVLLIVSVLAVALACWAALLIVRAIVRPLDQAVAQINAIAQGDISRSIRIDTRDEFGRLLTALARMQQGLVALVSTVRQGAEGVSTASGEIAQGNLDLSARTESQASALEQTASSMEELGSTVRQNADNAGQANQLAQNASSVAQQGGQVVEQVVVTMRGISESSRRIADIINVIDGIAFQTNILALNAAVEAARAGEQGRGFAVVASEVRSLAGRSAAAAKEIKQLIEESGQRVAAGSTLVDRAGSTMQQVVESIRRVTDIVGEISAASAEQSAGVAQVGEAVTSIDHATQQNAALVEQMSAAASSLSTQAQELVRSVSIFQLSPGAATPGAATPGVAPTPAPAGQRALARAVPARRAPQRPAAQASAPRLADDAAWESF, encoded by the coding sequence ATGCAGACCTGGCGGAACATTTCGGTCAAGGCCAAACTGACGGGCACCTTGGGCCTGTTGATTGCAGTCATCATCGGTATCTCGGCTTATGCCATTCAGATGATGCGTGAGGACGGGGCGCAATTTCGCGATTATGTGCATGGCATACAGGCCCGGGCCGATACCGCACACCGGCTGCGCGAGGCGGTCGACCGCCGCGCCATTGCCGCGCGCAATCTCGCGCTGGTGACCAAGCCGCAGGATGTGGCCACGGAAAAGACCGCGGTGGAACAGGCCGTGGCCGATGTGCGCAAATACCTGGGTGAGCTGCAGGCGCTGTCGGCCAAGCCGGGCGTGCCCGAACTGGTGCGCGCCAAGGTCGCCGACATCGCGCGCATCGAGGGCCGGTACGAGCCGGTGGCGATGGCCATCGTCGGCATGCTGCTGGGCGACCAGCGCGAGGCCGGGGTGCAGAAGATGAACGACGAATGCCGCGTGCTGCTGGCGGCGCTGGTCCAGGCCACCGACGCCTACGCCGCGCTGACCGCGCAGCGCTCGCAGGCCATGATCGAGGACGCCGAGGCCGCCAACCAGCAACGCCAGCGCGTGCTGCTGATCGTCAGCGTGCTGGCCGTGGCGCTGGCCTGCTGGGCCGCGCTGCTGATCGTGCGCGCCATCGTGCGGCCGCTGGATCAGGCCGTCGCGCAGATCAATGCCATTGCGCAGGGCGACATCAGCCGCAGCATCCGCATCGACACCCGCGACGAGTTCGGGCGGCTGCTCACGGCGCTGGCCCGCATGCAGCAAGGCCTGGTGGCGCTGGTATCGACCGTGCGCCAGGGCGCCGAAGGCGTGTCGACGGCCAGCGGCGAGATCGCGCAGGGCAATCTGGACCTTTCGGCGCGCACCGAGAGCCAGGCCAGCGCGCTCGAGCAGACGGCTTCGTCCATGGAGGAGCTGGGCTCGACGGTGCGGCAAAACGCCGACAACGCCGGCCAGGCCAACCAGCTCGCGCAAAACGCCAGCAGCGTGGCGCAGCAGGGCGGCCAGGTCGTCGAACAGGTGGTGGTCACGATGCGCGGCATCAGCGAATCGAGCCGGCGCATCGCGGACATCATCAATGTCATTGACGGCATTGCCTTCCAGACCAATATCCTCGCGCTCAACGCCGCCGTCGAGGCCGCGCGTGCGGGCGAGCAGGGCCGCGGCTTTGCCGTGGTGGCCAGCGAAGTGCGCTCGCTGGCCGGACGCAGCGCGGCGGCCGCCAAGGAGATCAAGCAGCTGATCGAGGAAAGCGGGCAGCGCGTGGCCGCGGGCTCGACGCTGGTGGACCGCGCCGGCAGCACCATGCAGCAGGTGGTGGAGAGCATCCGCCGCGTCACGGACATCGTCGGCGAGATCAGCGCCGCCAGCGCCGAGCAAAGCGCGGGCGTGGCCCAGGTCGGCGAGGCCGTGACCAGCATCGACCATGCCACGCAGCAAAACGCTGCGCTGGTCGAGCAGATGTCGGCTGCGGCCAGCAGCCTCAGCACCCAGGCGCAGGAACTGGTGCGCTCGGTCAGCATCTTCCAGTTGTCGCCCGGCGCAGCGACGCCCGGCGCAGCGACGCCCGGCGTGGCCCCGACCCCGGCCCCGGCCGGGCAGCGCGCGCTCGCGCGTGCGGTGCCCGCCAGGCGTGCGCCACAGCGCCCCGCAGCCCAGGCCAGCGCCCCGCGCCTGGCCGATGACGCCGCATGGGAATCGTTTTGA
- a CDS encoding PaaI family thioesterase, whose product MNEIQQRVAASYGAQGLMQTLGARLALVADGEVHIELPFSTRLSQQHGYVHAGAVTSVVDSACGYAALTRAPAGHEVVTAEFKINFLRPALGERFTAVGKLENAGRQLAVCRGEVRAHASGQSGYKVVAMMQATMVYVAKPG is encoded by the coding sequence ATGAACGAAATCCAGCAACGCGTTGCCGCCAGCTACGGCGCGCAAGGCCTGATGCAGACACTCGGCGCACGCCTGGCGCTGGTGGCCGATGGCGAGGTGCATATCGAACTGCCGTTTTCCACGCGGCTGTCGCAGCAGCACGGCTATGTGCATGCGGGCGCCGTCACCAGCGTGGTCGACAGCGCCTGCGGCTACGCGGCGCTCACGCGCGCGCCAGCCGGGCACGAAGTGGTCACGGCCGAATTCAAGATCAATTTCCTGCGCCCGGCACTGGGCGAGCGCTTCACTGCCGTGGGCAAGCTCGAGAACGCGGGACGCCAGCTGGCGGTGTGCCGCGGCGAAGTGCGCGCCCATGCCAGCGGCCAGAGCGGATACAAGGTGGTGGCGATGATGCAGGCGACCATGGTCTACGTTGCCAAGCCAGGCTGA